In Psychrobacter ciconiae, the genomic window CAGGGCTGATGCTAGAGACGGGATTGTCTTTGTGGGACTTGATAGTCTCAAGCTTGGATTTTGGCAAATTCAGCGCTTGGGCTTTATTCAGCTGCGCTTGCCGCAAGCTGCTGTCTGATGGCGTAAAACGACCTTTTTCAATCAAGTTTTCTTTATTAAGCAGCTGAATGACGTCTGAGGGAATCACCGCAAATGACAACTGACTTAATAAATGCTGCTCAGGGCGAACCACGTCAATCAAGCGCAAAATCTCGGAGGCGCAATTGTCAGTGGTGAAATAATACGGCAGCCCTAAATCTTTGGTTTCCCAAACGTGAGCCATGATTTGCTTGACCTCGCTTGGCGTTAATTTAAGCCGATACGACCACGTGTCGCGCTCGTCCTCTTGCAGATATTTTGCTAACCTTGAGGGATATGGGTCAATCTCAATGATGTTGTTATAGCGACCGCTGACGGATTTGAGGGCATAAATGACAAAGTTGTCACTGTCATCACCATTTACCGTGTCGTTGAGCGCATAAGCATGATTGATTTTAGCAAAGTCATTGGCGCTTGCCTTTGAATCGATTCGCAGCAGCGTATGAGCAAAGGCGGATAGCGGGTTGTCCAGATATTCTTGAGCAAACATCACCGATAATTGGTGCGGGGCAAGCATTGCCATCCAGTCATCAAGCTCTGGGCAATCGGCATTTATACTATTTAAATCAAAGCCAAGCTCGCCTGCCAGCCAATTAGCGCGCGCCGGAAATCGGCAAATGACCGAGTTATTTTTGGCGGCGGGATTGACTATTTCATTTGCTAACGCGCCAAACATCGCCTGAAGTTCGGCTTCGGAATCATTTCTGCCCTTAGGACTTAAAAAAAACTTTGAATTATCGACCAAGCTTTGGTTACTTGTTTTAGTTTTGCCAAGCAGGCTTTTTTTATCATCCACAAAATAAAGCAGTCGCCGCCACGTCGTATGCTGAGCTAAATTTTTGGAATCCGCTTTTGCTTGCCACTGGGCTAATAAGCTGCTCGAGCTGATTTGACTTGGCGTTTGAGTTCGGGTTGGCGTTTGGTTTTTGACAGCTTTATTTTCTGCCAACGGCTCAAGGTGGTTATTTTGATGCTCGTCAGTCTTGGTGATGGATTGTGTTGACGTCACCATCACGGTGGGGGCAAGCTCACCTTCGCTCACCAAATTTAGCGGCGTCGGTAAAAAGGCTTGCGCTGATTGCGCGACCATGAGCGCGCCAACAGCCGCAGTTAACGGTGCTTGCGATAGAAAATTAGCATTCATCAAAAAAGCGTGACCTCTCATACGTTCGTGCTCGTGCAATTTGTCAAAATTGGCGATAAAATGACCCAAACTCTACGCCCTATCTTAGCATTAATCATCTGCTTTCAGGACGCCAAAATGTGACTGATAAAGAGTGCCAACCCTCATGCCAACCCCAACTGCAATTCCCAAAATTGATGCCGGCAAGATTGCCACCGCCGATTGGCTTGCCTCACCAAACTTCAACGCGCGCCCAAAAACTGACGATATTCAAGCCATTGTGATTCACAATATCAGCTTGCCGCCCGATGAGTTTGGGTTGTCAGATGCCAGCGGCTTACATTATGTCAAGGCGCTGTTTTTAAATCAGCTTGATTGGGACGCGCATCCGTATTTTTTGACCATTAAAGGCGCTGAAGTTTCCGCGCACTTATTTATTGAGCGCAGCGGTCAACTCACCCAATTCGTTAATTTTAACGACAGGGCTTGGCACGCAGGGCGCTCAAGCTATTTAGGTCGCACAGAGTGTAATGATTTTAGCATTGGCATTGAGCTTGAGGGGTCGGATTTTGTGCCGTTCACCGAGGTTCAATATGAGGTTTTGGCAAGCGTTATCGCCGCCATTTATCAGGCATATCCCAAAACGCGACGGCATTTAACCGGTCATAGCGACATTGCGCCAAACCGCAAAACTGACCCTGGCGAGTATTTTGACTGGCAAAAATTGCGGCAAATGGTGGCAAAACATACCAAGGCAAATTGACGGTCTTTTAACGCCGCAACCTCAAAAACTGCCTTGGGCTATTTAGCTTATCCTTGTGAAATCCTCAAGCAATCCATTTACGACCGCCTTGAAAGTGCTATAATCGCTCGCGTTTTTTGACGATAAAGTTTCGGAATCTTATGGCAAAAAGTCGTTTGTTTCGCTCCACCATGATTGTCAGTAGCATGACCATGTTGTCGCGGATTTTGGGGTTGGTTCGTGACGTGGTGCTGCTGGGCGTGTTTGGCGCAGGCGGTCTCATGGATGCGTTTTTGGTGGCGTTTAAAATCCCTAACTTTTTGCGTAGGCTTTTTGCTGAAGGTGCATTTAGCCAAGCCTTTGTCCCTGTGCTGTCGGAATACAAAGAAAAATACAGTCTGCAACAAGTTCAAATCTTAGTTAGCCGAACCTCCGGCGCGCTGATGCTGATTTTATCGATGCTCACCGTGGTGGTTATCTTGCTGGCGCCGTGGGTCATCACCTTATTTGCCCCCGGATTTGCCGACCAACCGGACAAATTTAACACGGCAACCGAGCTGCTGCGACTTACCTTTCCTTATTTATTGTTCATTTCGATGACCGCGTTTGCCAGTGGCATTTTGCAAAGTTACAACCGCTTTGCTGCTCCTGCGTTTGCGCCGGTGCTGCTCAATCTTTGTATGATTGGTGGGGCGCTGATTTTTGCGCCGATGTTTGATACGCCAATTATGGCGCTCGGCTACGCGGTGGCAATTTCTGGTCTCTTGCAACTACTGATTCAATTGCCGCAGCTTTGGCAACAAAAGCTGCTGGTTGCGCCCAAAGTTGACTTTGCTCACGAGGGCGTCCGGCGCATTTTAAAGCTGATGCTTCCTGCCATCTTTGGGGTGTCAGTCACCCAAATTAACTTGCTGCTCAATACCGTTTTTGCCTCGCTCATGATTGGCGGCTCGGTATCTTGGCTTTACGCCGCTGAACGCATGAGCGAGCTGCCGCTTGGGCTGATTGGGGTGGCGATTGGCACAGTGATCTTGCCAAGTTTGTCCAAAAGTGAAGCGCAAAAAGACGATATTAGCTTTAAAAAGACCATCGATTGGGCAGCAAAATTAATCGTTTTGGTCGGACTTCCGGCAGCCGCAGCGCTGTTTATGTTGTCCGATGTCCTCATGCAAGCGCTATTTATGCGCGGCGAATTTAGCCTTCGCGACGCCCAAATGAGCGCGGTGGCACTGCAAAGCATGGCTGGTGGCATTTTAGGATTTATGCTGATTAAAATCTTTGCCCCTGCCTTTTTTGCCCGTCAAGATACCCGAACGCCCGTTAAAATTGGCATCATTTCGGTATTTGCCAATATGATTTTTAGCGTCATTTTTATTGGTATTTTTTATTTATTGGACAAACCACTTCACGGCGGCTTAGCGCTTGCGACCACTGGCGCGTCCTTTGTGAACGCAGGACTGCTGTATTACTGCTTGCAAGAGCGCGGTATTTTCCGCTTTGGCGCGCACTGGAAAAAGCTATTTTTACAGTTTTTTATTGCCACTTTTGCCATGCTGGCGGTGCTTTATTTGCTGCTTCCTTACTTTCCAACGGACGCCTCGCAGTGGCGGCGAATCCTTATTTTGGCGCTGCTTTGTGTTGCAGGCGCGGTCACTTATGGCGTCGTATTGATTGCCACAGGCTTTCGACCAAGACAGCTCAAACACGGCTAACACTGAACAGTTACCGAAGCCAAACAGCTTGCGGGGTTTTGGGACAATGTTTATATTTATCTTAAGGCATTTTCAGGATAAATTGGCTCATAACTTTGTTTCAAATTTAGGATAAAAGACCATGACTAAACTTTTAATCACCCCTCAGTTGTTAGTCGGCATCATCAGCGCCGCTTTTGTTTTAAGCGCTTGTAGCCCCAAAGAAAACGCGGTTGACGATACCGCAGCGACCGCCACCGACGAGCGCGAGACGGTCGCTTTAAACCAAGATTCGGACGAAAGTCCAATTCAAAAAAAACCGACTGCCCAAGTTGATGATGACAGCGACATGATCATCAATCCTGCCAGCACCACGCCGCCTATCATCACCCCACAAAGTCAAATCGTCACAGGGGACGCCGAGGTGGTCAGTAAAGACATCAATCCGGTCGCCGCTGCCGTCAAGCAGCCGAGCATCTTGACCAACCCGACGACCTCAGGGACGCCCGAGCACACGGTAAAGCTGGCTCTAGACACCTTATACTATGGTGAAGCTGAAAAAGCCGCTGCCTATTATCACGTGGATATGGAAAATTTCACTGAAGAGCTGAAAAACACCCAGTTCGCCTTTCAAAAAACCGTTGATAGTGTGACTTTGACTGACACCAAATATAACGCCGATAAAACCAAAGCAACCGTGACCGGCGAATTGCGGCTAGCTGACCAAGGCGCGCCTGCCCCGCTCAGCTACGACTTGCAAAAAATCAATGGTCAATGGAAAATTTTAGGATAACGGCGCGCAGCTTTGGCACTCTCTTCAGCTTTAAATGCCATTTTCAAGCGCCAAACCGAGAATCACCACATCGGCTAAAAATCCATCCATATCGCAAACTTTGGGCAAATAGCCCCACTGGCTAAACCCCAATTTGTTAAATAACGCAAGGCTTGGGGCATTGTGCGCAAAAATAAGCGCGACCACATTACAAATACCAAGCCTTGGGGCGGCATTTATCAGCCAAGCTACAAGCTTGCGACCTAAGCCTTGGTTTTGATAATCTTCGTGCAAATAAATGCTGATTTCGCTGCTGATATGATAGGCAGGTCTGGCGTATAAATCGCTAAAGCTGCCCCAAGCCACGATTTGGTTATTTTTTTCGTCCATCACCACCACAATCGGGCGCTTAGGATTGCCCAAATGCTCGTCAAACCAAGCTTGACGCTCGTCCAAATCAACGAGCGTTAAATGCGCTGTGGCTTGTTTCCCGCCGATACTTTGATTAAATATCGCTAAAATCTGCGGTAAATCTTGAGGGATTGCCGCCCTTACCAAAAGACCATCACCTAATTGGGTCTCAGTTACTACGGTTCTATGTTCGCCAGTTGCCATGCCCTTGCCTTATCCTTTGATGCCCTAAAAAAATTTCGATGACTTGCTTTTAGCAAAACCTCGATAAAGATGCCCAAGCGCTCATTTTACTTTATAATATGCCAAGATTTTGTTTGCACAGATTTTTTTTGCCAAGTGCCCTTGCTGTTAACTTTGCTTTTATCATAGCTGCCAATTATGAATACTTATTTTCTTGAGCACTTACTTAACCCCGCGCCTGATTTGAACGCTTGCACGCCTAAGCTTGCGCCGTGCGTGTTGACCATTGGCAACTTTGATGGCGTTCATTTAGGACATCAGGCGATGCTCAAAGCAGTTCGCGATCATGCCGACGCTGAGCAGCTGCAATCGGCGGGGATGATTTTTGAGCCGCAGCCGCGCGAGTTTTTTGACCCAAAAAATGCCCCTGCCCGCCTGACCAACTTTGCCGAAAAACAAGCGATTTTAAGCCAAATGGGCATTGATGCCTTGATTGTGGCAAGCTTTGATGACAACTTTCGCAGCTTATCTGCCAAAGCTTTTGCGGATATTTTGGTCGAAAAGCTAAATGTTAAAGCGCTGGTTTTGGGCGATGATTTTCGCTTTGGTCATGACCGCATTGGCGACAGCCAGTTTTTACGTGATTTTGGCTTGCCCGTGACCAACTTAACCACCATCACTGATAATTCTTCAGAAAATGTGCGAATCAGCTCCACCCGAATCCGCAAACTGCTGCTATCAGGGGACATTGCACGCGCAGCAACGCTTCTTGGTCGCGACTATAGCATTACAGGTCAAGTTCAAAGCGGCGATAAAATCGGACGAACCCTTGATTTTCCGACGGCAAATATTGCGCTTGAGCGTTTACTGCCAGCGCTTCATGGTGTTTTTGCCGTCGATGTCGTGCGTTTAGATGATAATGGCGAGGTTATGGCGGGCGGTTTAGCCGATTTGGCAAAAAACGGTCAACAAGGCATTAAGGGCTTACGCGCGAACAGCTTGTTTGGAACGGCAAATATTGGCGTCAGACCATCTGTTGACAAGCCGCAAGAATGGCGACTTGAGGTGTTTTTTCCGGAATTTAGCGGCAACTTATACGATAAAAATTTAAACGTTCGCTTTTTACATTTTTTACATGGTGAGCGGCACTACTCAGATTTGGCAGCGCTTAAAGCCGGAATCTATCAGGACGTTAAAGACTTGCTTACTTGGCGACGCGCTCAGGATTAACTTTTAACATCGCAAAAAAAAGCACCTTTTGCAAACTGAATAAAGGTGCTTTTTTATTTAAAATTTAATTTTTCCAAATCAAATTAAGCGGTTGGATGCATCCGGACATTTAACTCATCAATAACGATTGCCCAAGCTGCATCTTTTTTCCATTCTTCTTGTAAAAACATGCATTGCTTTTCTGACCAAACATCTGCCTCGACCAGCTTTTCATCTTTTGACAGCTTGTTTTCTTCGATAAAAGCATCGATAGCCTCATCTGAGCTATCAAGCCCAAGCTGGGCAAACAAATCGTTCATGGTATAACTGGGTTCACCTAACATAATACCGCTCCTATTTTTCATTATTGTTGGTTGTCATTATGGTTGGGACAAGGGTAAAACTGCGTCTTACTTTTTGATTGTAGCAAGACTTTAGCCAAAATCGGTGGCGCAATTTGTGAGCAAAGTTACCAATTGTGTTACCGATGATGTTTAGCGCTAAAAAAGCCCTCAATAACTGAAGGCTTTTTTTATTCAACAATTAACCAACTTATGGCAATAAGTGTGCTACCGCGTCGCGCTCTTCGCTCAGCTCTTGCTCAGTTGCCGCCATTTTTTCTTTTGAAAAGCTTGATGACACGTCAACGCCTTCAACGATGCTCCAATCGCCATCTTTGCAAGTGCAAGGGAATGAGTAGATAAGACCTTTGGCAATGCCGTATTCGCCATTTGAATACACGCCCATCGATACCCAATCGTTGTCATCGGTGCCAAGCGCCCAAGAGCGCATGTGAGCGATGGCAGCGTTGGCAGCAGAGGCGGCAGAAGATGCGCCGCGAGCTTTAATGATTGCAGCGCCGCGCTGCTGAACGTCCGGAATATAGCTGTTTTCGTACCAATCGCGGTCAACCAAATCAAGGGCAGGCTTACCGCTTACGGTGGCAGAGGTTAAGTCTGGATATTGAGTTGAGGAGTGGTTGCCCCAAATTATGACATTTTTGACATCATTTACGGTGCTGTCAGTTTTTTCAGCAAGTTGTGCCATCGCGCGGTTGTGGTCAAGACGCGTCATG contains:
- a CDS encoding GNAT family N-acetyltransferase; the protein is MATGEHRTVVTETQLGDGLLVRAAIPQDLPQILAIFNQSIGGKQATAHLTLVDLDERQAWFDEHLGNPKRPIVVVMDEKNNQIVAWGSFSDLYARPAYHISSEISIYLHEDYQNQGLGRKLVAWLINAAPRLGICNVVALIFAHNAPSLALFNKLGFSQWGYLPKVCDMDGFLADVVILGLALENGI
- the ampD gene encoding 1,6-anhydro-N-acetylmuramyl-L-alanine amidase AmpD; this translates as MPTPTAIPKIDAGKIATADWLASPNFNARPKTDDIQAIVIHNISLPPDEFGLSDASGLHYVKALFLNQLDWDAHPYFLTIKGAEVSAHLFIERSGQLTQFVNFNDRAWHAGRSSYLGRTECNDFSIGIELEGSDFVPFTEVQYEVLASVIAAIYQAYPKTRRHLTGHSDIAPNRKTDPGEYFDWQKLRQMVAKHTKAN
- the ribF gene encoding riboflavin biosynthesis protein RibF, producing the protein MNTYFLEHLLNPAPDLNACTPKLAPCVLTIGNFDGVHLGHQAMLKAVRDHADAEQLQSAGMIFEPQPREFFDPKNAPARLTNFAEKQAILSQMGIDALIVASFDDNFRSLSAKAFADILVEKLNVKALVLGDDFRFGHDRIGDSQFLRDFGLPVTNLTTITDNSSENVRISSTRIRKLLLSGDIARAATLLGRDYSITGQVQSGDKIGRTLDFPTANIALERLLPALHGVFAVDVVRLDDNGEVMAGGLADLAKNGQQGIKGLRANSLFGTANIGVRPSVDKPQEWRLEVFFPEFSGNLYDKNLNVRFLHFLHGERHYSDLAALKAGIYQDVKDLLTWRRAQD
- a CDS encoding malate dehydrogenase, with translation MKQPLRVAVTGAAGNISYAMLFRIASGEMLGKDQPVILQLLEITPALDALKGVVMELEDCAFPLLAGIVQTDDANVAFKDADYALLVGARPRGPGMERKDLLEANAKIFSAQGKALNDVASHDVKVLVVGNPANTNAVIAQRNAPDLDPRNFTAMTRLDHNRAMAQLAEKTDSTVNDVKNVIIWGNHSSTQYPDLTSATVSGKPALDLVDRDWYENSYIPDVQQRGAAIIKARGASSAASAANAAIAHMRSWALGTDDNDWVSMGVYSNGEYGIAKGLIYSFPCTCKDGDWSIVEGVDVSSSFSKEKMAATEQELSEERDAVAHLLP
- a CDS encoding DUF2789 domain-containing protein, producing MLGEPSYTMNDLFAQLGLDSSDEAIDAFIEENKLSKDEKLVEADVWSEKQCMFLQEEWKKDAAWAIVIDELNVRMHPTA
- a CDS encoding Lnb N-terminal periplasmic domain-containing protein: MNANFLSQAPLTAAVGALMVAQSAQAFLPTPLNLVSEGELAPTVMVTSTQSITKTDEHQNNHLEPLAENKAVKNQTPTRTQTPSQISSSSLLAQWQAKADSKNLAQHTTWRRLLYFVDDKKSLLGKTKTSNQSLVDNSKFFLSPKGRNDSEAELQAMFGALANEIVNPAAKNNSVICRFPARANWLAGELGFDLNSINADCPELDDWMAMLAPHQLSVMFAQEYLDNPLSAFAHTLLRIDSKASANDFAKINHAYALNDTVNGDDSDNFVIYALKSVSGRYNNIIEIDPYPSRLAKYLQEDERDTWSYRLKLTPSEVKQIMAHVWETKDLGLPYYFTTDNCASEILRLIDVVRPEQHLLSQLSFAVIPSDVIQLLNKENLIEKGRFTPSDSSLRQAQLNKAQALNLPKSKLETIKSHKDNPVSSISPDGQTLLPTTITAANNNPIDRHYLQSMQLGVGQRGSNTYADIGIQAGYHDMLDNPAGFPQFFNLTGLAATLRVNDTDDNKLSPNRVTLQNFTLIKGRSFNPVNAAKKGTTWGAAIEATRVNDGSQNDALQNSDKDHLVASTSFEYGWSWAFGAPKLGTGQMPPQLCFAMANGTAQAGRGISKGYRVGAGLDTGCYYQINERLRAAAGLQLPYWYHGDSSDESIKSRYWQPISSLGLQYDIDKNQALRLEASYEWLDRIESQEDIKLSYKRYF
- the murJ gene encoding murein biosynthesis integral membrane protein MurJ, which gives rise to MAKSRLFRSTMIVSSMTMLSRILGLVRDVVLLGVFGAGGLMDAFLVAFKIPNFLRRLFAEGAFSQAFVPVLSEYKEKYSLQQVQILVSRTSGALMLILSMLTVVVILLAPWVITLFAPGFADQPDKFNTATELLRLTFPYLLFISMTAFASGILQSYNRFAAPAFAPVLLNLCMIGGALIFAPMFDTPIMALGYAVAISGLLQLLIQLPQLWQQKLLVAPKVDFAHEGVRRILKLMLPAIFGVSVTQINLLLNTVFASLMIGGSVSWLYAAERMSELPLGLIGVAIGTVILPSLSKSEAQKDDISFKKTIDWAAKLIVLVGLPAAAALFMLSDVLMQALFMRGEFSLRDAQMSAVALQSMAGGILGFMLIKIFAPAFFARQDTRTPVKIGIISVFANMIFSVIFIGIFYLLDKPLHGGLALATTGASFVNAGLLYYCLQERGIFRFGAHWKKLFLQFFIATFAMLAVLYLLLPYFPTDASQWRRILILALLCVAGAVTYGVVLIATGFRPRQLKHG